A part of Lutra lutra chromosome 2, mLutLut1.2, whole genome shotgun sequence genomic DNA contains:
- the LOC125093992 gene encoding meiotic nuclear division protein 1 homolog, with protein sequence MSKKKGLSAEEKRARMMEIFFETKDVFQLKDMEKIAPKEKGITAMSVKEVLQSLVDDGMVDCERIGTSNYYWAFPSKALHARKRKLEILESQVSEGNQKHTNLQKSIEKAKIGRHETEERTMLAKELSSLRDQREQLKAEVEKYKECDPQVVEEIRQANKIAKEAANRWTDNIFVIKSWAKRKFGFEENKIDKNFGIPEDFDYID encoded by the coding sequence ATGTCGAAGAAAAAAGGACTAAGTGCAGAAGAGAAGAGAGCCCgcatgatggaaatattttttgagacGAAAGATGTATTTCAATTAAAAGACATGGAGAAGATTGCTCCCAAAGAGAAAGGCATTACTGCTATGTCAGTGAAAGAAGTCCTTCAAAGTTTGGTTGATGATGGTATGGTTGACTGTGAGAGGATTGGAACATCTAATTATTACTGGGCTTTTCCAAGTAAAGCTCTTCATGCGAGGAAACGCAAGTTGGAGATTCTGGAATCTCAGGTATCTGAGGGAAACCAGAAGCACACAAATCTACAGAAAAGCATTGAGAAAGCTAAAATTGGCCGACATGAAACAGAAGAGCGAACCATGCTAGCAAAAGAGCTTTCTTCACTTCGAGACCAAAGGGAACAGCTAAAggcagaagtagaaaaatataagGAATGTGACCCACAAGTTGTGGAAGAAATACGTCAAGCAAATAAAATAGCCAAAGAAGCTGCTAACAGATGGACTgataatatatttgtaataaaatcTTGGGCCAAAAGAAAATTTGGTTtcgaagaaaataaaattgataaaaacttTGGAATTCCAGAAGACTTTGACTACATAGACTAA